One Solirubrobacter pauli DNA segment encodes these proteins:
- the hisIE gene encoding bifunctional phosphoribosyl-AMP cyclohydrolase/phosphoribosyl-ATP diphosphatase HisIE, whose protein sequence is MEPPSPDSLRFDDRGLVPCVIQDWRSGEVLTLAYMNEEALRLSRETGELHLFSRSRNELWHKGATSGNTQAVKALRFDCDSDAVLALVEPAGPACHTGERTCFHKGETEPQLPYEALPGLERTLADRKANPQEGSYTNRLLADPPFIGEKVQEEAEEVARAAREETDDRVANEAADVLYHLTVLLHSRGLTLQDAQEVLLDRRR, encoded by the coding sequence ATGGAGCCTCCCAGTCCAGACTCATTGCGCTTCGATGACCGCGGCCTCGTTCCGTGCGTCATCCAGGATTGGCGCTCCGGCGAGGTCCTGACCCTCGCCTACATGAACGAGGAAGCGTTGCGGCTCTCCCGCGAGACGGGCGAGCTGCACCTGTTCAGCCGGAGCCGCAACGAGCTCTGGCACAAGGGCGCGACCTCGGGGAACACGCAGGCCGTCAAGGCGCTGCGCTTCGACTGCGACAGCGACGCCGTGCTGGCGCTCGTCGAGCCCGCGGGTCCCGCCTGCCACACGGGCGAGCGCACGTGCTTCCACAAGGGCGAGACCGAGCCGCAGCTCCCCTACGAGGCGCTGCCCGGCCTCGAGCGCACGCTGGCGGATCGCAAGGCCAACCCGCAGGAGGGCTCGTACACGAACCGCCTGCTCGCCGACCCGCCGTTCATCGGCGAGAAGGTGCAGGAGGAGGCCGAGGAGGTCGCCCGCGCCGCGCGCGAGGAGACCGACGACCGCGTGGCCAACGAGGCCGCCGACGTGCTCTACCACCTCACGGTCCTGCTCCACAGCCGCGGGCTCACCCTCCAGGACGCCCAGGAGGTGCTCCTTGACCGCCGTCGCTGA
- the trpE gene encoding anthranilate synthase component I — MTAVAEHLEVSPTLEEARALEGDHNLIPVTHSFIEDCETPVSAFLKLRGDGPAFLLESAEQGQQVGRYSFIGWRPKDVIRWSLGEDGDPYSIAGEAVSQVRQAEIAGLPPFAGGAVGFFGFDCVRSAERLPEPNPDVIGLPDMALMLTDVIVAFDHLRHTVTILANAYLDEDTDVDTAHARAVEAIRQVRTRLAGPLPPLETHAARPEPEFESNMSREAFEGNVARIIEYIRAGDAYQVVPSQRWSAKNPVEPFSIYRGLRAVNPSPYMYFLDFEDFQIVGASPEPLLTVNGRYVSTRPIAGTRPRGEDDAAIAAELLADEKERAEHVMLVDLGRNDLGRVCTPGSVHVERLMEVETYSHVIHIVSQVAGTLREDVRAIDALRSVLPAGTLSGAPKIRAIEIIDELEPVKRGAYGGAVGWLSYAGELDTCICIRTVVTKDGMAHIQAGGGTVADARPDYEYEESRAKARGVVRAIELATQQAAWP; from the coding sequence TTGACCGCCGTCGCTGAGCACCTTGAGGTCAGCCCGACGCTGGAAGAGGCGCGGGCGCTCGAGGGCGACCACAACCTGATCCCGGTGACCCACAGCTTCATCGAGGACTGCGAGACGCCCGTCTCCGCGTTCCTGAAGCTGCGCGGCGACGGCCCGGCGTTCCTGCTGGAGTCGGCCGAGCAGGGCCAGCAGGTCGGGCGCTACAGCTTCATCGGCTGGCGCCCGAAGGACGTCATCCGCTGGAGCCTGGGGGAGGACGGCGACCCGTACTCGATCGCCGGCGAGGCCGTCTCGCAGGTGCGCCAGGCCGAGATCGCCGGGCTGCCGCCGTTCGCCGGCGGGGCCGTCGGCTTCTTCGGCTTCGACTGCGTGCGCTCGGCCGAGCGGCTGCCGGAGCCCAACCCGGACGTCATCGGCCTGCCGGACATGGCGCTGATGCTCACGGACGTGATCGTCGCGTTCGACCACCTGCGCCACACGGTCACGATCCTCGCCAACGCCTACCTGGACGAGGACACCGACGTCGACACCGCGCACGCCCGCGCGGTCGAGGCGATCCGCCAGGTCCGCACGCGGCTCGCGGGCCCGCTGCCGCCGCTGGAGACGCACGCGGCGCGCCCGGAGCCCGAGTTCGAGTCCAACATGAGCCGCGAGGCCTTCGAGGGCAACGTCGCGCGGATCATCGAGTACATCCGCGCCGGCGACGCCTACCAGGTGGTCCCGTCCCAGCGCTGGAGCGCGAAGAACCCGGTCGAGCCGTTCAGCATCTACCGCGGCCTGCGGGCGGTGAACCCGTCGCCGTACATGTACTTCCTCGACTTCGAGGACTTCCAGATCGTCGGCGCGTCGCCCGAGCCGCTGCTGACCGTCAACGGCCGCTACGTCTCCACCCGCCCGATCGCGGGCACGCGCCCGCGCGGCGAGGACGACGCGGCGATCGCCGCCGAGCTGCTCGCCGACGAGAAGGAGCGCGCCGAGCACGTGATGCTCGTCGACCTCGGCCGCAACGACCTCGGCCGCGTCTGCACGCCGGGCAGCGTGCACGTCGAGCGCCTGATGGAGGTCGAGACGTACTCGCACGTCATCCACATCGTCTCCCAGGTGGCGGGGACGCTGCGCGAGGACGTGCGCGCGATCGACGCGCTGCGCTCGGTCCTGCCGGCCGGCACGCTCAGCGGCGCGCCGAAGATCCGCGCGATCGAGATCATCGACGAGCTCGAGCCGGTCAAGCGCGGCGCGTACGGCGGTGCGGTCGGCTGGCTCTCGTACGCGGGCGAGCTGGACACCTGCATCTGCATCCGCACCGTCGTCACCAAGGACGGCATGGCGCACATCCAGGCCGGCGGCGGCACCGTGGCCGACGCGCGGCCGGACTACGAGTACGAGGAGTCGCGTGCGAAGGCGCGCGGCGTCGTGCGGGCGATCGAGCTGGCGACCCAGCAGGCGGCGTGGCCATGA
- a CDS encoding anthranilate synthase component II: MRVLMVDNYDSFTYNLVQYLGELGAELEVVRNDVASVDELLEKGYDRVVVSPGPCTPNEAGISVEAMRRFPEAGIKTLGVCLGHQSMGQAFGGKVIRHLPVHGKTTEITHDGQGVFAGLPNPLPVARYHSLVVHEDLPDCLEATAHGGGVLMAMRHKELPAIGVQFHPESVLTPDGKQLLKNFLA; the protein is encoded by the coding sequence ATGAGAGTCCTGATGGTCGACAACTACGACTCGTTCACCTACAACCTCGTCCAGTACCTGGGCGAGCTGGGGGCGGAGCTGGAAGTCGTGCGCAACGACGTCGCGTCGGTCGACGAGCTGCTGGAGAAGGGGTACGACCGCGTGGTCGTCAGCCCCGGTCCGTGCACGCCGAACGAGGCCGGCATCAGCGTCGAGGCCATGCGCCGCTTCCCCGAGGCGGGCATCAAGACGCTCGGCGTGTGCCTCGGCCACCAGTCGATGGGGCAGGCGTTCGGGGGCAAGGTCATCCGCCACCTGCCCGTGCACGGCAAGACGACCGAGATCACGCACGACGGCCAGGGCGTCTTCGCCGGCCTGCCGAACCCGCTGCCGGTCGCGCGCTACCACTCGCTCGTGGTGCACGAGGACCTGCCGGACTGCCTGGAGGCCACGGCCCACGGAGGCGGCGTCCTGATGGCCATGCGGCACAAGGAGCTGCCGGCGATCGGCGTCCAGTTCCATCCCGAGTCCGTCCTCACCCCGGACGGCAAGCAACTGCTCAAGAACTTCCTTGCCTAA
- the trpD gene encoding anthranilate phosphoribosyltransferase, whose product MPNPILTAALDALASRQDLTAEQTAAVLAEIMAGNASEVETSGILIALRTKGETIDELVGLATTMRAFATPVDTGRDDLIDTAGTGGGRPTFNVSTTAALIAAGHGCAVAKHGNRSATGLSGSADVLEALGVRIDLKPDAVARCINEVGFGFMFAPAHHGATRYVVPVRKELAVRTIFNFLGPLTNPAGAKRQVIGVSDPSFLQPIAGALAQLGVAKALVVSSSDGLDEMSTSSTTRVVEVDGEEVRAYEVAPEDLGIARAEATALGAGTPDVNAEITRRIFAGDHGPARDVAVLNAGAAIYVSGTVDSLEAGVRAAEAAIDEGRAAQALENLVNLTKELAPA is encoded by the coding sequence TTGCCTAACCCGATCCTCACCGCGGCGCTGGACGCGCTCGCGTCCCGCCAGGACCTGACGGCCGAGCAGACCGCCGCCGTGCTGGCCGAGATCATGGCCGGCAACGCCTCCGAGGTAGAGACGAGCGGCATCCTGATCGCGCTGCGCACCAAGGGCGAGACGATCGACGAGCTCGTCGGCCTCGCCACCACCATGCGCGCGTTCGCGACCCCGGTCGACACGGGCCGCGACGACCTGATCGACACGGCGGGCACCGGCGGGGGTAGGCCCACCTTCAATGTGTCCACCACCGCCGCCCTGATCGCCGCCGGCCACGGCTGCGCGGTCGCCAAGCACGGCAACCGCTCGGCCACGGGCCTGTCGGGCTCCGCCGACGTGCTGGAGGCGCTGGGCGTGCGCATCGACCTCAAGCCGGACGCGGTCGCCCGCTGCATCAACGAGGTCGGCTTCGGCTTCATGTTCGCGCCCGCGCACCACGGCGCCACGCGGTACGTCGTGCCGGTGCGCAAGGAGCTCGCCGTCCGCACGATCTTCAACTTCCTCGGCCCGCTGACGAACCCGGCCGGCGCCAAGCGGCAGGTGATCGGCGTGTCGGACCCGAGCTTCCTGCAGCCGATCGCGGGCGCGCTCGCGCAGCTGGGCGTCGCCAAGGCGCTGGTAGTGTCGAGCAGCGACGGTCTGGACGAGATGAGCACGTCGTCGACAACACGCGTCGTCGAGGTGGACGGCGAGGAGGTCCGCGCGTACGAGGTCGCACCGGAGGATCTCGGCATCGCCCGCGCGGAGGCCACCGCCCTCGGCGCAGGCACGCCCGACGTCAACGCCGAGATCACCCGGCGGATCTTCGCCGGCGACCACGGCCCGGCCCGTGACGTCGCCGTGCTCAACGCCGGCGCGGCGATCTACGTGTCCGGCACCGTGGACAGCCTCGAAGCGGGCGTCCGCGCCGCCGAAGCCGCGATCGACGAAGGCCGCGCCGCGCAGGCCCTGGAGAACCTCGTGAACCTCACCAAGGAGCTGGCGCCCGCATGA
- the trpC gene encoding indole-3-glycerol phosphate synthase TrpC, whose amino-acid sequence MSVLDRIVDDTRAEVKRRKKDVSIKDLKKLIERREGGARPFSEALTRPGISLIAEHKRRSPSAGPIREGSSVTDIVQAYERGGAAALSVLTEPFHFGGSLDDLREARTAATLPILRKDFIVHRYQLYEAAAAGADAILLIVAALEPSDLSDLLHEARELDLDVLVEVHDERELEVALDIEADVLGINNRDLSDFTVSIERTFDLLADIPAGKTVVSESGFSTRDQLDDLERVGVDAVLIGETLMRAPDIEAIVRDLTGFAELT is encoded by the coding sequence ATGAGCGTCCTCGACCGCATCGTCGACGACACCCGCGCGGAGGTCAAACGCCGCAAGAAGGACGTCTCGATCAAGGACCTCAAGAAGCTGATCGAGCGCCGCGAGGGCGGCGCCCGGCCCTTCAGCGAGGCGTTGACGCGTCCGGGGATCTCGCTGATCGCCGAGCACAAGCGGCGCTCGCCGTCGGCGGGCCCGATCCGCGAGGGCTCCAGCGTGACGGACATCGTCCAGGCCTACGAGCGCGGCGGTGCCGCGGCGCTGAGCGTCCTGACCGAGCCGTTCCACTTCGGCGGCTCGCTGGACGACCTGCGCGAAGCGCGCACGGCGGCGACGCTCCCGATCCTGCGCAAGGACTTCATCGTCCACCGCTACCAGCTCTACGAAGCCGCGGCGGCCGGGGCGGACGCGATCCTGCTGATCGTCGCCGCGCTCGAGCCGAGCGACCTGTCGGACCTGCTGCACGAGGCGCGCGAGCTGGATCTCGACGTGCTCGTGGAGGTCCACGACGAGCGTGAGCTCGAGGTCGCGCTGGACATCGAGGCGGACGTGCTCGGCATCAACAACCGCGACCTGTCGGACTTCACCGTCAGCATCGAGCGCACGTTCGACCTGCTGGCCGACATCCCCGCGGGCAAGACCGTCGTGAGCGAGAGCGGCTTCTCGACGCGCGACCAGCTCGACGACCTCGAGCGCGTCGGCGTGGACGCCGTGCTGATCGGCGAGACGCTGATGCGCGCGCCCGACATCGAGGCGATCGTGCGCGACCTGACCGGCTTCGCCGAGCTCACGTGA
- a CDS encoding phosphoribosylanthranilate isomerase, which produces MHVKICGITRLEDAELAASLGAWAIGFILWPGSKRHVDPAVAAGIARVMRRKVELVGVFVNQPLDEIAGLVDAIGLTHVQLHGDEGPSFCAAVSQRTGAKVIKAGRIIHAYDLREMDRYHTDFHLLDTGTADGTYGGTGKTWDWSLVARRKSSIPFLLAGGLNPDNVADAIAQARPWGVDVSSGVETSPGVKDHAKVEALFAAVEGAHVGS; this is translated from the coding sequence ATGCACGTCAAGATCTGTGGCATCACCCGGCTCGAGGACGCCGAGCTCGCCGCGTCGCTCGGCGCGTGGGCGATCGGCTTCATCCTCTGGCCCGGCTCCAAGCGCCACGTCGACCCGGCCGTGGCCGCGGGCATCGCGCGCGTCATGCGCCGCAAGGTCGAGCTGGTCGGCGTGTTCGTCAACCAGCCGTTGGACGAGATCGCCGGCCTGGTCGACGCGATCGGCCTCACGCACGTGCAGCTGCACGGCGACGAAGGGCCGTCGTTCTGCGCGGCGGTGTCGCAGCGCACGGGCGCGAAGGTGATCAAGGCGGGGCGGATCATCCACGCGTACGACCTGCGGGAGATGGACCGCTACCACACGGACTTCCACCTGCTGGACACCGGCACCGCCGACGGCACGTACGGGGGCACCGGCAAGACGTGGGACTGGTCGCTCGTCGCGCGGCGCAAGAGCTCGATCCCGTTCCTGCTCGCGGGCGGGCTGAACCCGGACAACGTCGCCGACGCGATCGCGCAGGCGCGGCCGTGGGGCGTCGACGTGTCCAGTGGCGTGGAGACGTCCCCGGGCGTCAAGGACCACGCGAAGGTCGAAGCGCTGTTCGCGGCCGTAGAAGGGGCACATGTCGGCAGTTGA
- the trpB gene encoding tryptophan synthase subunit beta — protein MSAVEHRFGPYGGQYVPETLVPALVELEAAWVAARDDAGYRAELNALLNDYVGRPSPLYLATRLSEDVGHAVYLKREDLNHTGAHKINNALGQTLLAKRMGKTRIIAETGAGSHGVATATACALLGLECIVYMGTEDMRRQAPNVQRMELLGARVAPVDAGSRTLKEAVSATIRDWVSNVGDTHYVIGSCVGPAPFPALVRDLQRIIGDEARAQILEKAGRLPDRVIACVGGGSNAIGTFVPFVDDADVQLIGAEAAGEGIDSGRHGAPLTVGGRGGVLHGSYSAIMQDEDGQILEAHSISAGLDYPGTGPEHAWLRDTGRATYAGVTDAQALAAFKRLAELEGIIPALESSHAVAWVLGAGQETATDATIDLICLSGRGDKDLAEVLAKLGIS, from the coding sequence ATGTCGGCAGTTGAACACCGATTCGGTCCCTACGGGGGCCAGTACGTCCCCGAGACGCTCGTCCCGGCGCTGGTCGAGCTGGAGGCGGCGTGGGTCGCGGCGCGTGATGACGCCGGCTACCGCGCCGAGCTCAACGCGCTCCTGAACGACTACGTCGGCCGCCCCTCGCCGCTGTACCTGGCGACGCGCCTGTCCGAGGACGTCGGCCACGCCGTCTACCTCAAGCGCGAGGACCTCAACCACACGGGCGCGCACAAGATCAACAACGCGCTCGGCCAGACCCTGCTCGCCAAGCGGATGGGCAAGACGCGGATCATCGCCGAGACGGGCGCGGGCTCGCACGGCGTGGCGACCGCGACGGCGTGCGCGCTGCTCGGGCTCGAGTGCATCGTCTACATGGGCACCGAGGACATGCGGCGCCAGGCGCCCAACGTCCAGCGCATGGAGCTGCTCGGCGCGCGCGTCGCACCCGTGGACGCGGGCAGCCGCACCTTGAAGGAGGCCGTGAGCGCGACGATCCGCGACTGGGTCTCCAACGTCGGCGACACGCACTACGTGATCGGCTCGTGCGTCGGCCCGGCGCCGTTCCCGGCGCTCGTGCGCGACCTGCAGCGGATCATCGGCGACGAGGCCCGCGCGCAGATCCTCGAGAAGGCCGGCCGGCTGCCCGACCGCGTGATCGCCTGCGTGGGCGGCGGCTCGAACGCGATCGGCACGTTCGTCCCGTTCGTGGACGACGCCGACGTCCAGCTGATCGGCGCCGAGGCGGCGGGGGAGGGGATCGACTCCGGTCGCCACGGCGCGCCGCTCACCGTCGGCGGTCGCGGCGGCGTCCTGCACGGCTCCTACAGCGCGATCATGCAGGACGAGGACGGCCAGATCCTCGAAGCGCACTCGATCAGCGCCGGCCTCGACTACCCGGGCACGGGCCCCGAGCACGCGTGGCTGCGCGACACGGGCCGCGCGACCTACGCGGGCGTGACCGACGCGCAGGCGCTCGCCGCCTTCAAGCGCCTCGCCGAGCTGGAGGGGATCATCCCGGCGCTCGAGTCCTCGCACGCGGTCGCCTGGGTGCTCGGCGCGGGCCAGGAGACGGCCACCGACGCCACGATCGACCTGATCTGCCTGTCCGGCCGCGGCGACAAGGACCTCGCCGAGGTCCTCGCGAAGCTGGGGATCAGCTGA
- the trpA gene encoding tryptophan synthase subunit alpha yields MTRVETGADRLAAAFKGARGRAALMPYLMAGFPDIETSVRIATAYADAGADLVELGVPFSDPLADGPVIHAAATAALESGATVHNVLEAGTRIAELLPVVLMVYVNPILARGPERFAAELAERGISGLIVPDLPLEESEPVLAACDARGVALVPLVAPTTPDDRLSAIGRTARGFVYTVSVTGTTGERASTSADPSDLLARVKAHSPVPVALGFGISNGAQASAAADAGADGVIVGSRLVRAVAEAVEQGADPAPAAGSVVAELADALVR; encoded by the coding sequence ATGACGCGCGTGGAGACCGGCGCCGACCGTCTGGCTGCGGCGTTCAAGGGCGCCCGCGGGCGCGCGGCGCTGATGCCCTACCTGATGGCGGGCTTCCCCGACATCGAGACGAGCGTCCGGATCGCCACCGCCTACGCGGACGCCGGCGCCGACCTCGTCGAGCTGGGCGTGCCGTTCAGCGACCCGCTCGCGGACGGCCCGGTCATCCACGCCGCCGCCACGGCGGCGCTGGAGAGCGGCGCGACCGTGCACAACGTGCTGGAGGCCGGCACGCGGATCGCCGAGCTGCTCCCGGTGGTGCTGATGGTCTACGTGAACCCGATCCTGGCGCGCGGGCCCGAGCGGTTCGCCGCCGAGCTCGCGGAGCGTGGCATCAGCGGGCTGATCGTGCCCGACCTGCCGCTCGAGGAGTCCGAGCCCGTCCTCGCCGCGTGCGACGCGCGCGGGGTCGCGCTCGTGCCGCTCGTCGCGCCGACCACACCGGACGACCGGCTGAGCGCCATCGGGCGGACTGCGCGTGGATTTGTCTACACGGTTTCGGTGACCGGGACGACCGGTGAGCGCGCCTCCACCTCGGCGGATCCGTCCGACCTTCTCGCCCGTGTGAAGGCCCACAGCCCGGTGCCCGTCGCGCTCGGCTTCGGCATCTCGAACGGGGCTCAGGCGAGCGCTGCGGCGGACGCCGGAGCGGACGGCGTGATCGTCGGCTCGCGGCTCGTCCGGGCCGTGGCCGAGGCGGTGGAGCAAGGCGCGGATCCCGCGCCAGCAGCGGGATCCGTCGTCGCCGAGCTCGCTGACGCGTTGGTCCGCTAG
- a CDS encoding branched-chain amino acid ABC transporter substrate-binding protein, giving the protein MGVAACGDEDEPATGGGNSGDQTAEGKSLTVFSSLPLQGASRVQTEALVNGAKLALEQAGGKAGAHTIKYESLDDSTAQAGSWTPEAESANALKAAQDESTAVYIGAFNSGASKVSIPILSEAGVPQISPANTYVGLTTNDPGSEPGEPDKYYPTGDRTYTRIVPKDTIQAAALVTLMKQDGCTKVAMTNDKEVYGAGLARVIELSAKEQGLTLTSNDAIDKNASNYRSLAQKAKAAGADCFIYSGITANNAVQQFKDFAAALGSDAGLYGPDGVAETGFVSEKDGGIPASLNKQVKVTVATLSPDQYPPEGQEFFKQFTEKYGVSNPDPYAIYGYEAMKLALDAIERSGDGSKEKIKEALFATKDRSSVLGTYSIDENGDTTLTDYGAYGVENGELKFDQTIKAQAQG; this is encoded by the coding sequence ATGGGCGTTGCGGCATGTGGGGATGAGGACGAGCCGGCCACCGGTGGCGGCAACAGCGGCGACCAGACGGCCGAGGGCAAGAGCCTGACGGTCTTCTCGTCGCTGCCGCTCCAGGGCGCCTCGCGCGTCCAGACGGAGGCTCTGGTCAACGGCGCCAAGCTCGCTCTCGAGCAGGCCGGCGGCAAGGCCGGCGCGCACACGATCAAGTACGAGTCGCTCGACGACTCGACGGCTCAGGCCGGTTCTTGGACGCCGGAGGCGGAGTCCGCCAACGCGCTCAAGGCCGCCCAGGACGAGTCGACCGCGGTCTACATCGGCGCGTTCAACTCGGGTGCTTCGAAGGTCTCGATCCCGATTCTCTCCGAGGCGGGCGTTCCGCAGATCTCCCCGGCCAACACGTACGTGGGCCTGACCACGAACGACCCGGGCTCCGAGCCCGGCGAGCCGGACAAGTACTACCCGACGGGCGATCGCACCTACACGCGCATCGTCCCGAAGGACACGATCCAGGCTGCGGCCCTCGTCACGCTCATGAAGCAGGACGGCTGCACCAAGGTCGCCATGACCAACGACAAGGAGGTCTACGGCGCCGGCCTGGCTCGCGTCATCGAGCTGTCCGCCAAGGAGCAGGGCCTGACCCTGACCTCCAACGACGCGATCGACAAGAACGCGTCCAACTACCGCTCCCTGGCCCAGAAGGCCAAGGCGGCCGGCGCTGACTGCTTCATCTACTCGGGCATCACGGCCAACAACGCGGTCCAGCAGTTCAAGGACTTCGCCGCGGCCCTGGGCTCCGACGCGGGCCTCTACGGCCCGGACGGCGTCGCCGAGACCGGCTTCGTCTCCGAGAAGGACGGCGGCATCCCCGCCTCGCTGAACAAGCAGGTCAAGGTCACCGTCGCCACCCTGTCCCCGGATCAGTACCCGCCGGAGGGCCAGGAGTTCTTCAAGCAGTTCACGGAGAAGTACGGCGTGAGCAACCCGGATCCGTACGCGATCTACGGCTACGAGGCCATGAAGCTGGCCCTCGACGCCATCGAGCGCTCGGGCGACGGCTCCAAGGAGAAGATCAAGGAAGCCCTCTTCGCGACCAAGGACCGCAGCTCCGTGCTCGGCACCTACTCGATCGACGAGAACGGCGACACGACGCTCACCGACTACGGCGCCTACGGCGTCGAGAACGGCGAGCTGAAGTTCGACCAGACGATCAAGGCTCAGGCCCAGGGCTAA
- a CDS encoding branched-chain amino acid ABC transporter permease has translation MEAASIPAGPPASQRIKQLIGTYGLTAVLLLLPVIFAINDLSEQGNLVRLGENLVAGLSNGAIWALVAIGYTLVYGIVELINFAHGEIFMIGSFISASLIGTLGLTVDSSFIPVFFGLLVALVVAMIGSGTLNVLIERVAYRPLRNAPKLAPLITAVGMSFILQNVGLLWKGGNQQGVPDLLDAQKTLVTVFGVTIEHADLLSIVVTVPLLIVMTTFINRSRLGKAMRATAQDPEAARLQGINVDTTISLTFLLGGMLAGAAGLIYAMYQTTIWFFQGFTGGLIAFTAAVMGGIGNLRGAVLGGLIIGCIQQMSDNRLGSEWTPAIVFSYLVLIMVFKPSGLLGEQTRDAG, from the coding sequence ATGGAAGCCGCCAGCATCCCCGCAGGCCCGCCTGCCTCTCAGCGCATCAAGCAGCTGATCGGCACGTACGGGCTGACTGCGGTCCTGCTGCTCTTGCCGGTGATCTTCGCGATCAACGACTTGAGCGAGCAGGGCAACCTCGTTCGCCTGGGCGAGAACCTGGTCGCCGGCCTCTCCAACGGCGCCATCTGGGCGCTGGTGGCGATCGGCTACACGCTCGTCTACGGCATCGTCGAGCTGATCAACTTCGCCCACGGCGAGATCTTCATGATCGGCTCGTTCATCTCCGCCTCGCTGATCGGGACGCTCGGCCTCACGGTCGACTCCTCGTTCATCCCGGTGTTCTTCGGTCTGCTCGTGGCCCTCGTGGTCGCGATGATCGGCTCGGGAACGCTGAACGTGCTGATCGAGCGGGTGGCGTATAGGCCGCTCCGCAACGCGCCCAAGTTGGCGCCGCTGATCACCGCGGTCGGCATGTCCTTCATCCTGCAGAACGTCGGCCTCCTCTGGAAGGGCGGCAACCAGCAGGGCGTCCCGGATCTCCTGGACGCGCAGAAGACGCTGGTCACGGTCTTCGGCGTCACGATCGAGCACGCCGACCTTCTGTCGATCGTCGTCACCGTGCCGCTGCTGATCGTGATGACGACCTTCATCAACCGCTCGCGCCTCGGCAAGGCCATGCGCGCGACGGCGCAGGACCCTGAGGCCGCGCGCCTCCAGGGCATCAACGTGGACACGACGATCTCGCTGACGTTCCTGCTGGGCGGCATGCTGGCCGGCGCGGCCGGCCTGATCTACGCCATGTACCAGACGACCATCTGGTTCTTCCAGGGCTTCACGGGTGGTCTGATCGCGTTCACCGCCGCCGTCATGGGCGGCATCGGCAACCTCCGCGGCGCCGTGCTCGGCGGTCTGATCATCGGCTGCATCCAGCAGATGTCGGACAACCGCCTCGGCTCGGAGTGGACGCCGGCGATCGTGTTCAGCTACCTGGTCTTGATCATGGTGTTCAAGCCGTCGGGCCTTCTCGGCGAGCAGACGAGGGACGCAGGATGA